In Arthrobacter alpinus, a single window of DNA contains:
- a CDS encoding hemolysin family protein, translating to MTLVALPVLGILFTAIAAFLAAVESALNFFPRHDPETLATHGRGPSLEKVLAEPLAHLNAVRFWRVWSEMAAAVAIAIFLVGLLGNEWIAGLIATVVMAVLGFMMVGVSPRRLGRMYSGALVGRCAWIIHLLRRVLGPVPEWLNRFGASLTKDIPSRDDDFVTEEEFREFVDRASESEMIEDNEAELIQSVFDLGETMVRAVMVPRTDIVGIDHEKTLEEALEVFLNSGYSRIPVMGESADHILGILYLKDVVATLHHLSDGESSPKVEHLARSVRYVPESKPVDDLLKELQLESTHVAIVVDEYGGTAGLVTLEDLIEEIVGEISDEYDSVSPDVHSLGDGRYRIRARMAVDELGELFGRDLDDDEVDTVGGFLAKHLGKIPSVGSSVEINGILLVAERMEASRNRVSHVIASTTEAVENDSMSGNGSTEGTTPHRTAPQERS from the coding sequence GTGACGCTTGTCGCCTTACCGGTCTTGGGGATACTCTTCACGGCCATAGCGGCCTTCCTCGCCGCCGTTGAATCAGCACTAAACTTCTTTCCCCGCCACGATCCTGAAACGCTCGCCACGCACGGGCGGGGCCCGTCCTTGGAAAAGGTTCTGGCCGAGCCCTTGGCTCACCTGAATGCGGTGCGCTTTTGGCGTGTTTGGTCTGAAATGGCCGCAGCTGTGGCCATTGCCATTTTCCTGGTTGGCCTCCTGGGCAACGAATGGATTGCCGGACTCATTGCCACGGTTGTCATGGCCGTCCTTGGCTTCATGATGGTCGGTGTATCACCGCGTCGCCTGGGCCGGATGTATTCGGGGGCGCTCGTGGGCCGCTGCGCCTGGATCATTCACCTGCTGCGCCGCGTCCTGGGGCCGGTCCCTGAGTGGCTCAACCGTTTCGGTGCCTCGTTGACCAAAGACATTCCCAGCCGTGACGACGACTTTGTCACGGAAGAAGAATTCCGTGAGTTTGTGGACCGGGCCAGCGAATCAGAGATGATCGAGGACAACGAGGCCGAACTCATCCAAAGCGTGTTTGACCTGGGTGAAACCATGGTGCGTGCCGTCATGGTTCCCCGCACCGACATTGTTGGCATCGACCACGAAAAGACCCTTGAAGAGGCTCTCGAAGTCTTCCTCAATTCTGGATACTCGCGTATTCCTGTCATGGGGGAGAGCGCAGATCACATTCTCGGCATCCTGTACCTCAAGGACGTTGTGGCTACCCTGCATCACCTGTCCGACGGCGAATCCAGCCCGAAGGTGGAGCATCTGGCCCGAAGCGTGCGCTACGTTCCGGAGTCCAAGCCAGTCGATGACTTGTTGAAGGAACTGCAGCTTGAGTCCACACATGTGGCCATTGTCGTCGATGAGTATGGCGGCACGGCCGGGCTCGTCACCTTGGAGGACCTGATTGAGGAGATCGTCGGAGAAATCTCCGACGAATATGACTCGGTTTCCCCCGATGTCCATAGCCTGGGAGACGGTCGATACCGGATTCGGGCACGCATGGCCGTGGATGAACTGGGTGAACTCTTCGGCAGGGACCTGGACGACGACGAGGTTGACACCGTGGGCGGCTTCCTGGCCAAGCATCTGGGCAAGATTCCGTCAGTAGGCAGCAGCGTTGAGATCAATGGCATCTTGCTGGTGGCCGAGCGGATGGAAGCATCCCGCAACCGAGTCAGCCACGTCATTGCCAGCACCACAGAAGCAGTCGAGAATGACAGTATGTCCGGGAACGGCAGTACTGAAGGCACCACCCCC
- the ybeY gene encoding rRNA maturation RNase YbeY, with product MSIEINNESGVEVRQEELVRLIKHVLKAMHLHPQTEVSVILADLETMEKLHIEWMDEPGPTDVLSFPMDELRPGTAAMPTPVGLLGDIVLCPVVAQEQAVAAGHSMEEELLLLSTHGMLHLMGYDHREPEEKEEMFGIQRELLSSFLGREAPRETMK from the coding sequence ATGAGCATCGAAATAAACAATGAATCAGGCGTGGAGGTGCGTCAGGAAGAGCTCGTTCGGCTCATCAAGCACGTTCTCAAGGCCATGCACCTGCACCCCCAGACCGAGGTGTCGGTCATTTTGGCTGACCTGGAAACCATGGAGAAGCTCCACATCGAGTGGATGGACGAGCCAGGTCCCACCGACGTCCTGTCCTTCCCCATGGATGAGTTGCGTCCCGGGACCGCAGCCATGCCCACCCCTGTGGGTCTGCTGGGCGACATCGTTTTGTGTCCCGTCGTGGCACAGGAACAAGCTGTTGCCGCCGGCCATTCCATGGAAGAGGAACTTCTCCTGCTCTCAACTCACGGAATGCTTCACCTCATGGGTTATGACCACCGCGAACCCGAAGAAAAAGAAGAGATGTTCGGGATCCAGCGAGAGCTCCTCTCCAGCTTCCTCGGTAGGGAAGCCCCCCGGGAGACAATGAAGTGA
- a CDS encoding PhoH family protein has product MAETTGNRHDQFPAQGPGQHFPYSVEGIRTEVVHFLSTEQMVAALGAEDEGLRIIESLYPDVSFLARGNVLTISGPVAVVPRIMHLIEEARGMVARNNPMSASVWEQLVAMLHTRPETSVVDILSYDILSSRGRTIRPKTANQKDYVDSIDRNTVVFGIGPAGTGKTYLAMAKAVQALQRKEVSRIILTRPAVEAGERLGFLPGTLNDKIDPYLRPLYDALHDMMDPETIPRLMAAGTIEVAPLAYMRGRTLNDAFIILDEAQNTTPEQMKMFLTRLGFGSKIVVTGDVTQIDLPTGTKSGLRVVREILENVDDIHFALLDATDVVRHRLVGAIVSAYNNWDDAHPNSTTPKESTSR; this is encoded by the coding sequence ATGGCAGAGACAACAGGGAACCGCCATGATCAATTTCCTGCTCAAGGACCCGGGCAGCACTTTCCGTATTCAGTGGAAGGAATACGCACCGAGGTGGTGCACTTCCTCTCCACCGAACAAATGGTCGCGGCACTTGGAGCCGAAGACGAAGGCCTTCGAATCATTGAAAGCCTCTACCCCGATGTGAGCTTCCTGGCTCGAGGAAACGTCCTGACCATTTCGGGACCGGTGGCCGTGGTTCCACGCATCATGCACCTCATAGAGGAAGCCCGCGGCATGGTGGCACGGAACAACCCCATGAGTGCCAGTGTGTGGGAGCAACTTGTAGCCATGCTTCACACCCGTCCTGAAACCTCTGTCGTTGACATCCTCAGCTACGACATTCTCTCCAGCCGCGGCCGGACCATTCGCCCCAAGACGGCGAATCAAAAGGACTACGTCGATTCCATTGACCGCAACACCGTGGTGTTTGGCATTGGCCCGGCCGGAACGGGCAAGACCTATCTGGCCATGGCTAAAGCGGTTCAGGCGCTTCAACGCAAAGAAGTGAGCCGGATTATTCTGACCCGCCCAGCCGTCGAGGCAGGGGAGCGCCTCGGCTTCCTCCCCGGCACGCTGAACGACAAGATCGATCCGTACCTGCGCCCGCTCTACGATGCCTTGCACGACATGATGGATCCGGAGACAATTCCGCGGCTCATGGCGGCCGGAACCATTGAAGTTGCGCCACTGGCCTACATGCGTGGCCGCACCCTCAACGATGCGTTCATCATCCTTGACGAGGCCCAGAACACCACGCCGGAGCAGATGAAAATGTTCCTGACCCGCTTGGGCTTTGGTTCCAAGATCGTTGTCACCGGCGATGTCACTCAAATCGACCTGCCGACCGGAACCAAGTCCGGGCTGAGGGTTGTCCGAGAAATTCTGGAAAACGTTGATGACATCCATTTCGCCCTTCTAGACGCCACGGATGTGGTCCGGCACCGTTTGGTGGGGGCCATCGTCAGCGCCTACAACAATTGGGATGATGCGCACCCCAATTCCACAACTCCCAAGGAAAGCACCTCGCGATGA
- a CDS encoding GerMN domain-containing protein codes for MFAKNPAPARRLGASVDALSRQDRVLSRMRLVDKFAILGLSASLALIGCTSQGLNQQSTSMPTSNSSMAQGMVTNAPLETATASQTVPVYWLGSSNDDVFLYREFFPAQTSDDPIVAALRVMMGGDSLDPDYFSIWNNPTRLGASISAKNVITVDISADAFGGKVDQGIAERSISQLVYTATAAAAMAGLVDTTSSIQVSVLVDGHTGYNAFSHVVLDKPLTRDADFIAPVWIIDPANGSRFNSLPLKVAGQAISPTGNLAWSLAHVVGDTVGEQYLSGTVTIPQGPRELGEFSFNLVPPPGEYQLSVYIQDTGAPGGKIGLDTKLVTIAEPSAK; via the coding sequence ATGTTTGCCAAGAATCCCGCACCAGCACGACGCCTCGGCGCCTCTGTTGATGCGTTGTCGCGGCAAGATCGTGTGCTCTCTCGGATGCGTCTGGTGGATAAATTTGCGATTCTCGGATTGTCGGCCTCCCTGGCTCTCATTGGCTGCACCTCACAGGGGCTGAATCAACAGAGCACATCGATGCCCACGAGTAATTCTTCGATGGCCCAGGGCATGGTGACCAACGCCCCTTTGGAAACTGCCACCGCGTCACAGACTGTTCCGGTCTATTGGTTGGGGTCCAGCAATGATGACGTTTTTCTTTACCGGGAATTTTTTCCTGCCCAAACCTCCGATGACCCCATCGTGGCTGCACTTCGCGTCATGATGGGAGGCGATTCGCTCGATCCGGATTACTTTTCCATCTGGAACAATCCCACGAGGCTCGGCGCTTCCATCTCAGCCAAAAACGTGATCACTGTCGACATCTCCGCCGACGCCTTTGGCGGAAAGGTGGATCAAGGGATCGCCGAACGGTCCATCTCCCAGTTGGTTTATACGGCTACGGCCGCGGCTGCCATGGCGGGGCTCGTGGACACCACGTCCTCGATCCAGGTCTCGGTGCTGGTGGACGGGCACACAGGCTACAACGCCTTCAGCCATGTAGTTCTTGACAAGCCCCTAACCCGTGACGCGGATTTTATTGCTCCCGTGTGGATTATTGACCCCGCCAACGGCAGCCGCTTCAATAGTCTTCCGCTCAAGGTGGCCGGCCAGGCAATTTCACCCACCGGGAATCTAGCCTGGTCTCTGGCCCATGTTGTTGGCGACACGGTGGGCGAGCAGTATCTCAGCGGTACTGTGACCATCCCGCAAGGTCCCCGGGAATTGGGCGAATTTAGTTTCAATCTGGTCCCGCCGCCGGGCGAGTATCAACTCTCTGTCTACATTCAGGACACGGGGGCCCCGGGCGGCAAGATTGGACTCGACACAAAGCTCGTGACGATCGCCGAGCCCAGCGCCAAGTAA
- a CDS encoding 16S rRNA (uracil(1498)-N(3))-methyltransferase, which yields MSNPVFYATPEQLAGLLPGAHFVLDGAEGRHAATVKRLSTGEPVDVCDGAGLRLVCTVTNADKSTLTVLVENVVAEGRPALGFTLVQALAKGDRDELAIEMATELGIDTVVPWQAERSIVRWKMDKALKGSEKWRQVVAAAAKQARRSAVPVVGSLAGTSAVCELIKEAGLALILHEDAVDSVATVARQWLASTAGEPAQQQGVLMIVGPEGGMSSAEVEAFVAAGARTALLGHHVLRSSTAGPAAVVLLSQELGRWS from the coding sequence ATGAGCAACCCTGTCTTTTACGCCACCCCTGAACAATTGGCTGGTTTGCTTCCCGGCGCACATTTCGTCTTGGACGGCGCCGAGGGGCGCCATGCCGCGACCGTCAAACGCCTGAGCACGGGGGAACCCGTTGATGTGTGCGACGGCGCCGGGTTGCGTCTGGTTTGCACAGTCACCAACGCAGACAAAAGCACACTGACTGTTCTGGTGGAAAACGTGGTCGCCGAAGGCAGGCCGGCCCTGGGCTTCACCCTGGTTCAGGCACTGGCGAAGGGGGACCGCGACGAGTTGGCCATTGAGATGGCCACCGAACTCGGCATTGACACTGTTGTGCCGTGGCAGGCGGAGCGCTCCATTGTTCGATGGAAGATGGACAAGGCGCTCAAAGGTTCGGAAAAGTGGCGGCAGGTGGTGGCCGCGGCTGCTAAGCAAGCCAGACGGTCGGCAGTGCCTGTGGTTGGATCGTTGGCGGGAACTTCGGCTGTCTGCGAACTGATCAAGGAGGCAGGGTTGGCTTTGATCCTGCATGAGGATGCTGTGGATTCGGTGGCCACGGTTGCTCGGCAATGGTTGGCCAGCACGGCAGGGGAGCCGGCACAGCAGCAGGGTGTCCTGATGATCGTTGGCCCCGAGGGTGGCATGAGTTCCGCCGAAGTTGAGGCCTTCGTGGCCGCAGGTGCGCGCACGGCCCTTTTGGGTCATCATGTACTCCGCTCCTCAACGGCAGGGCCGGCAGCCGTGGTGCTTCTGAGCCAAGAACTTGGCCGCTGGTCATAA